Proteins encoded by one window of Cheilinus undulatus linkage group 13, ASM1832078v1, whole genome shotgun sequence:
- the snorc gene encoding protein SNORC — MVHSSCICRVVLLVLLGLVVALVHTETVADPALTSRDNQDTSSGEPPSEVTTKDPFHDMTEPSFTFDYEDVTHSQTMDEEEGVLGPGAITAIVIAVFLGASVLLALIVITLRKFTAS; from the exons ATGGTTCACAGCAGCTGTATCTGTAGAGTCGTCCTCCTGGTGCTCCTCGGCCTCGTGGTGGCCCTCGTACACACAG AGACAGTTGCAGACCCTGCCTTAACATCCAGAGACAACCAGGACACCTCGTCTGGAGAGCCACCCAGCGAGGTCACCACCAAAGACCCTTTCCACGACATGACAGAGCCATCTTTCACCTTCGACTACGAGGACGTCACACACTCCCAGACCATGGATGAGGAGGAAG GAGTGCTGGGGCCTGGGGCCATCACAGCCATCGTCATAGCAGTCTTCCTGGGAGCATCAGTACTCCTCGCCCTGATCGTTATCACACTGAGAAAGTTCACTGCCTCCTAG
- the LOC121520200 gene encoding G-protein coupled receptor 55, with protein sequence MWLESGSGDETTKAEKAEVCLRDWHPRDRKSFSSSNSMAANCSFEDVDHMMKYLELVIYIPVFISGLILNIAALFVFCVVLRKWTESMIYMTSLALMDLLLLLPLPFKMHATNHRWPANFQLLCSVLETLYFVGIYGSIYTIMCIAVDRWIAICHPFKAKQLRSPKAALGTCIGVWLLVVTVISPTIYRFRRAEEADFHCFHQFSETSWRPSVIICLQVFGFLLPALVVIYCSAQTIWALTKSGKQSSQSQACVKIIYSSLSAFLLPFTPSHLAILLQFLVHQGVIADCENKIRISLFIQTAMCLSNITCCLDAVCYYFIAHEVRSTKHTFRLSMIGQRRATFSTSEV encoded by the exons ATGTGGCTGGAGTCAGGAAGTGGTGATGAAACGACAAAGGCAGAGAAAGCAGAAGTGTGTCTG agAGACTGGCATCCCAGAG ACAGAAAGAGCTTTTCCTCCAGTAACAGCATGGCAGCCAACTGTTCATTTGAAGATGTGGACCATATGATGAAATATTTGGAGCTGGTTATTTACATCCCTGTCTTCATCTCTGGGCTGATTCTCAACATTGCAGCTCTATTTGTGTTCTGTGTGGTTCTGCGGAAATGGACAGAGTCAATGATATACATGACCAGCCTGGCTCTGATGGACTTGcttctcctccttcctcttcctttcAAAATGCATGCCACAAACCACCGCTGGCCTGCAAACTTCCAGCTCCTCTGTTCAGTTCTGGAAACCCTGTATTTTGTTGGGATATATGGCAGCATCTACACTATCATGTGTATAGCAGTGGACCGCTGGATAGCCATCTGTCACCCGTTCAAAGCCAAGCAACTGCGTTCACCCAAAGCTGCTCTGGGGACCTGCATTGGGGTCTGGCTGCTGGTGGTGACCGTGATCTCTCCTACCATCTATCGCTTCAGGAGGGCTGAGGAGGCAGACTTCCACTGCTTCCACCAGTTTTCAGAAACAAGCTGGAGGCCCTCAGTGATCATCTGCCTGCAGGTGTTTGGCTTCCTGCTGCCAGCACTGGTAGTGATTTACTGCTCGGCTCAGACTATCTGGGCTCTAACGAAGTCCGGAAAGCAGAGCTCACAGAGCCAGGCCTGTGTAAAGATCATCTACAGCAGCCTGAGCGCTTTTCTGTTACCCTTCACCCCCAGCCACCTGGCCATCCTGCTGCAGTTTCTG GTGCATCAAGGTGTGATAGCAGACTGTGAAAATAAGATCAGGATCAGCCTGTTCATACAGACAGCCATGTGCCTGTCCAACATCACCTGCTGTCTGGACGCTGTATGCTACTACTTCATCGCTCACGAGGTGAGGAGCACCAAACATACCTTCAGGCTGTCAATGATCGGCCAAAGAAGAGCAACCTTCAGCACCTCAGAGGTCTGA
- the itm2cb gene encoding integral membrane protein 2Cb has translation MVKITFQPVSAQKPEKEGDEDKIIIPQAHEQLVLPVGSKKPFPVALCCLTFGLVVFMSGLVLASIYAYRYYFIPQQIPEDSLFHCRVIYEDSVYAPLRGRLELEENVGIYLDDNYEQISVPVPHFGGSDPADIIHDFQRGLTAYYDIALDKCYITELNTTLVMPPRNLWELLVNVKRGTYLPQTYIVQEEMVVTGRVRSMRQLGPFIHRLCYGKETYRLRRRNQRRRIERRETKKCHSIRHFENTFVVETVICDRV, from the exons ATGGTGAAGATCACTTTTCAGCCTGTGTCGGCGCAGAAGCCGGAAAAAGAGGGCGATGAAGACAAGATCATCATACCTCAGGCTCAC GAGCAGCTGGTTCTTCCTGTTGGGTCCAAGAAGCCTTTTCCAGTGGCCCTCTGCTGCCTTACCTTTGGCCTGGTGGTCTTCATGTCAGGACTTGTTCTGGCCTCTATCTACGCCTACCGATACTACTTCATACCTCAG CAGATCCCAGAGGACAGCTTGTTCCACTGCCGGGTCATCTATGAGGACTCTGTGTATGCTCCACTGAGGGGCCGCCTGGAATTGGAGGAGAATGTGGGCATCTACCTTGATGATAACTATGAACAGATCAGCGTACCTGTGCCACACTTTGGAGGCAGTGACCCCGCTGACATCATCCATGACTTTCAGAGG GGCCTCACAGCTTACTACGATATTGCCTTGGACAAATGCTACATCACTGAGCTGAACACCACCCTGGTGATGCCTCCTCGGAACCTGTGGGAGCTGCTTGTCAATGTCAAG AGAGGAACGTACCTTCCTCAGACTTACATCGTCCAGGAGGAGATGGTGGTGACCGGGAGGGTGAGGAGCATGAGGCAGCTGGGACCCTTCATCCACAGGCTTTGCTATGGCAAAGAAACCTACCGCCTCAGACGCCGTAACCAGCGCAGAC gtaTCGAGAGGCGCGAGACTAAGAAGTGTCACAGCATCCGTCACTTCGAGAACACGTTTGTGGTTGAGACCGTCATCTGTGATAGGGTTTAA
- the hes6 gene encoding transcription cofactor HES-6: MAPIRNTTNGMDRGENCSGVKSDRKMRKPLVEKKRRARINESLQELRVLIADADLQSKMENAEVLEMTVKRVESILQNRAQEVDAVNREACERFAAGYIQCMHDVHTFVSNCPGIDPTIAAELLNHLLESMPLNDEDRLRVMLPDMVVECPGSNSTWAVSESMYTSLVSPAPSTTSSDDLCSDLDETDTEQSHVSSSEEADNQDALSLPPLIYPKFVWRPW; encoded by the exons ATGGCCCCCATCCGTAACACCACGAACGGAATGGACAGAGGAGAAAACTGCAGTGGAGTCAAATCTGACAGAAAG ATGAGGAAACCTCTGGTCGAGAAGAAAAGGAGAGCTCGCATCAATGAAAGTTTACAAGAACTCAGAGTTCTCATCGCTGATGCAGAC TTACAATCAAAAATGGAGAATGCCGAAGTGTTGGAGATGACAGTGAAACGCGTTGAGAGCATCTTACAAAACCGAGCTCAag AGGTGGACGCTGTGAACCGGGAGGCCTGTGAGCGGTTTGCGGCAGGCTACATTCAGTGTATGCATGACGTGCATACTTTTGTGTCCAACTGTCCTGGAATCGACCCAACAATAGCCGCGGAGCTGTTGAACCACCTCCTGGAGAGCATGCCACTGAACGACGAGGACCGCCTCCGGGTGATGCTACCGGACATGGTGGTGGAGTGCCCCGGTAGTAACAGCACTTGGGCAGTGTCTGAGAGCATGTACACGTCTCTGGTGTCCCCGGCCCCCTCCACCACCTCTAGCGATGACCTCTGCTCCGACCTGGATGAGACGGACACAGAGCAAAGTCACGTTTCTTCTTCAGAGGAGGCCGACAACCAGGATGCGTTAAGCCTGCCCCCTTTAATTTACCCCAAATTTGTGTGGAGACCATGGTAG